A single Dunckerocampus dactyliophorus isolate RoL2022-P2 chromosome 2, RoL_Ddac_1.1, whole genome shotgun sequence DNA region contains:
- the LOC129177822 gene encoding homeobox protein engrailed-2b-like: MEARRQPDEASEESNRAILPLLQPPGNQQSHRITNFYIDDILRPDFGRKRKGVPRVREVDVTRRDQPTPDNPDLQEKDFSGSSDKKHPNGRKSELTGGEVEEKIREEESSPPASAAPDSGKQMLWPAWVYCTRYSDRPSSGPRSRKPKTTRTPTKDDKRPRTAFTAEQLHRLRTEFQSNRYLTEQRRKNLARDLGLNESQIKIWFQNKRAKIKKATVDKNSLAAQLMAQGLYNHATKDAKSDSD; this comes from the exons ATGGAGGCTCGCCGGCAGCCAGACGAAGCTAGCGAGGAGTCCAACCGGGCCATCCTGCCTCTCCTGCAGCCACCTGGCAATCAGCAGTCCCACCGGATCACGAACTTCTACATCGACGACATTTTAAGACCGGATTTCGGCCGGAAGAGAAAAGGTGTGCCTCGGGTCCGGGAGGTGGACGTCACAAGAAGAGACCAGCCCACACCTGACAACCCTGATTTACAAGAGAAGGATTTCTCTGGATCGTCCGACAAGAAGCATCCAAACGGCCGGAAAAGTGAGCTGACTGGCGGCGAAGTTGAGGAGAAAATCCGGGAAGAGGAGAGCAGCCCCCCGGCCAGCGCTGCACCTGACTCCGGCAAACAGATGCTCTGGCCAGCTTGGGTTTATTGTACCCGCTACTCGGACCGCCCGTCTTCAG GGCCCAGGTCCCGTAAGCCCAAAACAACTCGGACTCCGACGAAAGACGACAAGCGGCCCCGGACAGCCTTCACAGCGGAGCAACTCCACAGACTCCGAACCGAGTTCCAGAGTAACCGTTACCTGACCGAACAGCGCAGGAAGAACCTGGCCCGGGACCTCGGCCTCAACGAATCTCAGATCAAAATCTGGTTCCAGAACAAAAGGGCAAAAATCAAGAAGGCAACCGTGGATAAAAACTCGCTGGCGGCGCAACTGATGGCGCAAGGACTCTACAACCACGCAACCAAGGACGCCAAGTCCGACAGCGACTAG